A region of Solanum dulcamara chromosome 7, daSolDulc1.2, whole genome shotgun sequence DNA encodes the following proteins:
- the LOC129894771 gene encoding uncharacterized protein LOC129894771, translated as MAMVWSVILEDVVAKFTVVASTTAVAGKANVVADSLRRKAESMGSLAHLQLSLSIDIAPFEALYRRRFRSPISWFDAFKVRPWGTGVLRESLEKVKFIQEKLLASQSKKKEYADRKVRDIKFMEGEKMLLKVSPMKGVVRFGKRGKLSPNYIRPFEILKRVREVAYKLDIPPGLSGVHPVFHVSMLKKYNGAGDYIIRWNSVLLDENFSYEEEPVTILDREVLKLRSREITSMKVQWKNRLVEESTWETKADMRGRYPHLFVELGNLL; from the exons ATGGCTATGGTATGGTCTGTCATTCTAGAGGACGTGGTGGCCAAGTTCACGGTGGTCGCTAGTACGACCGCGGTGGCAG gaaaagctaatgtagtggctgATTCCTTGAGAAGAAAAGCAGAGAGCATGGggagtttagctcatttgcag ctatcattgaGTATTGATATTGCTCCATTTGAAGCATTGTATAGGAGGAGATTTAGGTCtcctattagttggtttgatgcatttaaggtgagaccttggggaactggTGTTTTGAGAGAatcattagagaaggtgaaattcattcagGAGAAACTTCTAGCATCTCAAAGCAAGAAGAAAgagtatgcagaccgaaaggtcAGGGACATAAAGTTTATGGAAGGAGAGAAaatgttgttgaaggtttcacccatgaagggtgtggtgagatttggGAAacgaggtaagctcagtccgaATTATATTAGGCCGTTTGAAATTCTTAAGCGTGTTAGAGAGGTGGCCTATAAATTGGACATACCTCCAGGTTTATCTGGAGTGCacccagtatttcatgtgtctatgctaaagaaatataatGGTGCTGGAGACTATATTATTCGCTGGAATTCGGTCTTACTTGATGAGAATTtttcttatgaggaggagcctgtaactattcttgatagggaggtcctCAAGTTGAGATCAAGAGAGATTACATCTATGAAGGTTCAATGGAAGAATCGTCTggttgaggagtccacttgggagactAAGGCAGATATGCGTGGAAGATATCCACATCTGTTCGTCGAGTTAGGTAAccttttataa